The proteins below come from a single Triticum aestivum cultivar Chinese Spring chromosome 5D, IWGSC CS RefSeq v2.1, whole genome shotgun sequence genomic window:
- the LOC123122234 gene encoding 3-ketoacyl-CoA synthase 4-like, translating to MAMDMAHKDHLLAAYHGLLAAAGLLLCVLAELLIFALRRGAALYVVPVSAMLLLGRYRRRAAGGAGIRVGLVDFSCLKPPRRLRLPVAGLLEHLELGGFFDRGSIEFMTKAIRSSGMGNETYLPPALHYLPPASTHAHAIREAHMLFFPALDDLFEKSSVPPSAVGALVVNCSGFCPAPSLAAIIANRYRMRADVKIFNLSGMGCSAGSISVDVAAGLLRAHAMSYAVVVSAEILTVGWYCGKDRGKLLLNCNFRTGCSAALLTNSAAAPVKYRLVNVTRTNTTANDLSYRAGYREEDEEGITGFTLGQGVGRMVSELLHAHLLTLSLSILPWREKARYTAALLLSMRRRGQDKLAGSSSGASAPMPDFRAAADHFCLPSSGKPMILRLGKGLGLGEREMEAALMTFHRFGNQSAASLWYQLAYLEAKARVRKGDTVWHLGIGSGLKANSLVWERVAVADDVAAGGLDALGPWMECIHQYPVWE from the coding sequence ATGGCCATGGACATGGCTCACAAGGACCACCTCCTGGCGGCCTAccacggcctcctcgccgccgcggGCCTCCTCCTCTGCGTGCTCGCCGAGCTCCTCATCTTCGCGCTGAGGCGGGGCGCGGCGCTCTACGTCGTCCCGGTCTCCGCGATGCTGCTGCTCGGCCGCtaccgccgccgcgccgcggggGGCGCGGGCATCCGCGTCGGGCTCGTCGACTTCTCCTGCCTCAAGCCGCCCCGCAGGCTGCGGCTCCCCGTGGCCGGCCTGCTGGAGCACCTGGAGCTCGGCGGCTTCTTCGACCGCGGCAGCATCGAGTTCATGACCAAGGCCATCCGGTCCAGCGGCATGGGCAACGAGACCTACCTCCCGCCCGCGCTGCACTACCTCCCGCCGGCGTCCACGCACGCGCACGCCATCCGGGAGGCGCACATGCTCTTTTTCCCCGCCCTCGACGACCTCTTTGAAAAGTCTAGCGTGCCGCCGTCTGCCGTCGGAGCGCTCGTCGTCAACTGCAGCGGCTTCTGCCCGGCGCCCTCGCTCGCCGCCATCATCGCCAACCGCTACCGGATGCGCGCCGACGTCAAGATCTTCAACCTCTCGGGCATGGGCTGCAGCGCCGGCTCCATCAGCGTCGACGTCGCGGCCGGCCTCCTGCGGGCGCACGCCATGTCGTACGCTGTCGTTGTCAGCGCCGAGATCCTCACGGTCGGGTGGTACTGCGGCAAGGaccgcggcaagctcctcctcaacTGCAACTTCCGCACCGGCTGCTCCGCCGCGCTCCTGACCAACAGCGCCGCGGCACCGGTGAAGTACCGGCTCGTCAACGTAACGCGCACAAACACGACGGCCAACGACCTGAGCTACCGCGCGGGGTaccgggaggaggacgaggagggcaTCACCGGCTTCACGCTCGGCCAGGGCGTCGGCCGCATGGTCAGCGAGCTGCTCCACGCGCACCTCCTGACGCTCAGCCTCTCCATTCTGCCGTGGCGCGAGAAGGCACGCTACACGGCCGCGCTGCTCCTGTCGATGCGCCGACGAGGGCAGGACAAGCTCGCCGGCAGCAGCTCCGGCGCCTCCGCGCCAATGCCGGACTTCCGCGCGGCGGCGGACCACTTCTGCCTTCCTTCCTCGGGGAAGCCGATGATACTGCGGCTGGGGAAGGGGCTGGGGCtgggggagagggagatggaggcgGCGCTGATGACGTTCCACCGGTTCGGGAACCAGTCGGCGGCGTCGCTGTGGTACCAGCTGGCGTACCTGGAGGCCAAGGCACGGGTCCGCAAGGGCGACACGGTGTGGCACCTCGGCATCGGGAGCGGGCTCAAGGCCAACAGCCTCGTGTGGGAgcgcgtcgccgtcgccgacgaCGTCGCCGCCGGCGGGCTCGACGCGCTGGGGCCGTGGATGGAGTGCATCCACCAGTACCCCGTGTGGGAATAA